The Patagioenas fasciata isolate bPatFas1 chromosome 3, bPatFas1.hap1, whole genome shotgun sequence genome contains a region encoding:
- the MEP1A gene encoding meprin A subunit alpha isoform X1 — MSSSIFPLGLVLLLHHVCGTPVSVGHLSSEAAADADAGEIFKDIPEINLAAGLDLFQGDIMLPKNQRNALRNETYRWKFPVPYILSDNLDLNAKAVILQAFELFRLKSCIDFKPYEGESSYIFFIKESGCWSMVGDLKTGQDLSIGTGCDYTAIVEHEILHALGFYHEQSRSDRDDYVNIWWDEIIAGREHNFEKYDDDFITDLNTPYDYESLMHYAPFSFNKNESIPTITAKIPAFDSIIGQRLDFSAIDLERLNRMYNCTSTHTFLDQCSFELDNICGMIQGAIDDLDWVHQLSSADGEEDHTLSGRCRDAGHFMYFSTSSGQADEVAVLESRILYPKRTQQCLQFFYKITGSLSDKLIIWLKEDDGTGNIRKMRRIQTFQADNDYNWKIAHVTLNAQKKFRYLFQGLKADPSSSSGGIAIDDVTLTETPCPTAVWVVRNFSQILESGTTDVIQSPRFYSPEGYGFGVSLYPHSVSSGYSRIAFHLCSGENDGVLEWPALNRQATLTVLDQDPDVLQRMSSIRSFTTSTDQISSGANGTLIWEKPSVVGTFDASCNCYRSTNWGWNSFISHSQLRRRSFLKNDDLIIFAEFNDVIHLNYTEVPVESEQPAFMQDLILERQKRAALDMEPIQDQLPYLRDPCEPNPCQNDGVCVNVKGRASCRCPSGQAFFFTGERCQSMQVHGNILGITVGGIAGTIVLTIALISVMARR; from the exons ATGAGCTCCAGCATCTTCCCACTCGGCCTGGTGCTTTTGTTACATCATGTGTGCGGTACTCCAGTGTCT GTTGGGCACCTCTCCAGTGAAGCTG CAGCAGATGCCGATGCTGGTGAAATATTCAAAGACATTCCAGAAATAAACTTAG CTGCTGGACTGGACCTCTTTCAGGGTGATATCATGCTTCCT aaaaatcagcGAAATGCCCTAAGAAATGAGACCTACAGATGGAAGTTCCCCGTTCCCTATATTCTGAGTGATAACCTAG ATCTGAATGCCAAAGCAGTCATTCTCCAGGCATTTGAATTGTTTCGCCTTAAGTCTTGCATTGATTTCAAGCCATATGAAGGAGAGAGTAGCTACATATTCTTTATAAAAGAAAGCGG GTGTTGGTCCATGGTGGGGGACCTGAAGACTGGCCAGGACCTCTCAATTGGGACAGGGTGTGACTACACAGCAATCGTGGAACATGAGATCCTGCATGCTCTGGGATTTTATCATGAGCAGTCGAGGTCAGACCGGGATGACTATGTGAACATCTGGTGGGATGAAATTATTGCAG GCAGAGAGCACAATTTTGAGAAGTATGATGACGACTTCATCACTGACCTGAACACCCCCTATGACTACGAATCATTGATGCACTACGCACCATTTTCATTTAACAAAAATGAAAGCATCCCCACAATCACAGCGAAGATACCAGCGTTTGACAGCATAATTGGACAACGTCTAGACTTCAGTGCCATTGACCTGGAAAGACTCAACCGCATGTATAACTGCA CTTCAACTCACACTTTTTTGGACCAGTGTTCTTTTGAATTGGACAATATCTGTGGCATGATTCAGGGCGCCATAGATGATCTAGACTGGGTCCATCAACTGAGCAGTGCTGATGGGGAGGAAGACCACACACTTTCTGGGCGCTGTAGAG ATGCTGGCCACTTCATGTACTTCAGCACCAGCTCTGGCCAGGCGGATGAGGTGGCGGTCCTAGAGTCTCGAATTCTTTATCCAAAGAGAACTCAACAGTGCCTCCAGTTCTTCTATAAGATCACGGGAAGCCTTTCTGACAAGCTGATCATCTGGCTTAAAGAGGATGATGGCACTGGAAATATTCGCAAGATGAGGAGAATTCAAACCTTTCAAG CGGATAATGACTATAACTGGAAAATCGCCCACGTAACTCTCAACGCTCAGAAGAAGTTCCGTTACCTCTTCCAAGGACTAAAGGCTGACCCCAGCTCTTCATCTGGTGGGATTGCTATTGATGATGTGACACTGACAGAGACTCCCTGTCCCACAGCTGTGTGGGTCGTTCGGAATTTCAGCCAAATCCTTGAAAGTGGAACAACTGATGTTATTCAAAGCCCCCGGTTTTATAGCCCTGAGGGTTATGGTTTTGGTGTGAGTTTGTATCCCCACTCCGTAAGCAGTGGCTACAGTCGCATCGCCTTTCATTTGTGCAGTGGAGAGAACGATGGTGTTTTGGAGTGGCCAGCTCTGAACCGCCAAGCTACACTCACAGTGCTGGACCAGGACCCTGATGTCTTGCAGAGGATGTCCTCGATTAGAAGCTTCACCACGAGCACAGATCAAATTAGCTCCG GTGCTAACGGAACCTTAATATGGGAGAAACCATCAGTTGTTGGAACATTCGATGCTTCATGCAATTGCTATAGAAGTACAAACTGGGGATGGAATAGCTTCATATCCCACAGCCAGCTGAGACGGAGAAGCTTCCTGAAAAATGATGATTTGATTATTTTTGCAGAATTTAATG atgTAATTCATCTCAATTACACTGAAGTCCCTGTTGAATCTGAACAACCTGCCTTCATGCAAGACCTCATTCTTGAAAGGCAGAAGAGAGCAGCCCTGGATATGGAGCCCATTCAAGACCAGTTGCCTTATCTGCGAGACCCATGTGAGCCAAACCCTTGCCAGAACGACGGAGTTTGTGTGAATGTGAAAGGGAGAGCAAGCTGCAG GTGCCCATCAGGACAAGCCTTCTTCTTCACGGGTGAAAGGTGTCAGTCAATGCAGGTCCATGGGAACATCCTGGGAATAACAGTTGGTGGAATTGCTGGAACCATTGTCTTAACCATCGCCCTCATTTCTGTGATGGCTAGAAGATAA
- the MEP1A gene encoding meprin A subunit alpha isoform X2, with protein MSSSIFPLGLVLLLHHVCGTPVSVGHLSSEADADAGEIFKDIPEINLAAGLDLFQGDIMLPKNQRNALRNETYRWKFPVPYILSDNLDLNAKAVILQAFELFRLKSCIDFKPYEGESSYIFFIKESGCWSMVGDLKTGQDLSIGTGCDYTAIVEHEILHALGFYHEQSRSDRDDYVNIWWDEIIAGREHNFEKYDDDFITDLNTPYDYESLMHYAPFSFNKNESIPTITAKIPAFDSIIGQRLDFSAIDLERLNRMYNCTSTHTFLDQCSFELDNICGMIQGAIDDLDWVHQLSSADGEEDHTLSGRCRDAGHFMYFSTSSGQADEVAVLESRILYPKRTQQCLQFFYKITGSLSDKLIIWLKEDDGTGNIRKMRRIQTFQADNDYNWKIAHVTLNAQKKFRYLFQGLKADPSSSSGGIAIDDVTLTETPCPTAVWVVRNFSQILESGTTDVIQSPRFYSPEGYGFGVSLYPHSVSSGYSRIAFHLCSGENDGVLEWPALNRQATLTVLDQDPDVLQRMSSIRSFTTSTDQISSGANGTLIWEKPSVVGTFDASCNCYRSTNWGWNSFISHSQLRRRSFLKNDDLIIFAEFNDVIHLNYTEVPVESEQPAFMQDLILERQKRAALDMEPIQDQLPYLRDPCEPNPCQNDGVCVNVKGRASCRCPSGQAFFFTGERCQSMQVHGNILGITVGGIAGTIVLTIALISVMARR; from the exons ATGAGCTCCAGCATCTTCCCACTCGGCCTGGTGCTTTTGTTACATCATGTGTGCGGTACTCCAGTGTCT GTTGGGCACCTCTCCAGTGAAGCTG ATGCCGATGCTGGTGAAATATTCAAAGACATTCCAGAAATAAACTTAG CTGCTGGACTGGACCTCTTTCAGGGTGATATCATGCTTCCT aaaaatcagcGAAATGCCCTAAGAAATGAGACCTACAGATGGAAGTTCCCCGTTCCCTATATTCTGAGTGATAACCTAG ATCTGAATGCCAAAGCAGTCATTCTCCAGGCATTTGAATTGTTTCGCCTTAAGTCTTGCATTGATTTCAAGCCATATGAAGGAGAGAGTAGCTACATATTCTTTATAAAAGAAAGCGG GTGTTGGTCCATGGTGGGGGACCTGAAGACTGGCCAGGACCTCTCAATTGGGACAGGGTGTGACTACACAGCAATCGTGGAACATGAGATCCTGCATGCTCTGGGATTTTATCATGAGCAGTCGAGGTCAGACCGGGATGACTATGTGAACATCTGGTGGGATGAAATTATTGCAG GCAGAGAGCACAATTTTGAGAAGTATGATGACGACTTCATCACTGACCTGAACACCCCCTATGACTACGAATCATTGATGCACTACGCACCATTTTCATTTAACAAAAATGAAAGCATCCCCACAATCACAGCGAAGATACCAGCGTTTGACAGCATAATTGGACAACGTCTAGACTTCAGTGCCATTGACCTGGAAAGACTCAACCGCATGTATAACTGCA CTTCAACTCACACTTTTTTGGACCAGTGTTCTTTTGAATTGGACAATATCTGTGGCATGATTCAGGGCGCCATAGATGATCTAGACTGGGTCCATCAACTGAGCAGTGCTGATGGGGAGGAAGACCACACACTTTCTGGGCGCTGTAGAG ATGCTGGCCACTTCATGTACTTCAGCACCAGCTCTGGCCAGGCGGATGAGGTGGCGGTCCTAGAGTCTCGAATTCTTTATCCAAAGAGAACTCAACAGTGCCTCCAGTTCTTCTATAAGATCACGGGAAGCCTTTCTGACAAGCTGATCATCTGGCTTAAAGAGGATGATGGCACTGGAAATATTCGCAAGATGAGGAGAATTCAAACCTTTCAAG CGGATAATGACTATAACTGGAAAATCGCCCACGTAACTCTCAACGCTCAGAAGAAGTTCCGTTACCTCTTCCAAGGACTAAAGGCTGACCCCAGCTCTTCATCTGGTGGGATTGCTATTGATGATGTGACACTGACAGAGACTCCCTGTCCCACAGCTGTGTGGGTCGTTCGGAATTTCAGCCAAATCCTTGAAAGTGGAACAACTGATGTTATTCAAAGCCCCCGGTTTTATAGCCCTGAGGGTTATGGTTTTGGTGTGAGTTTGTATCCCCACTCCGTAAGCAGTGGCTACAGTCGCATCGCCTTTCATTTGTGCAGTGGAGAGAACGATGGTGTTTTGGAGTGGCCAGCTCTGAACCGCCAAGCTACACTCACAGTGCTGGACCAGGACCCTGATGTCTTGCAGAGGATGTCCTCGATTAGAAGCTTCACCACGAGCACAGATCAAATTAGCTCCG GTGCTAACGGAACCTTAATATGGGAGAAACCATCAGTTGTTGGAACATTCGATGCTTCATGCAATTGCTATAGAAGTACAAACTGGGGATGGAATAGCTTCATATCCCACAGCCAGCTGAGACGGAGAAGCTTCCTGAAAAATGATGATTTGATTATTTTTGCAGAATTTAATG atgTAATTCATCTCAATTACACTGAAGTCCCTGTTGAATCTGAACAACCTGCCTTCATGCAAGACCTCATTCTTGAAAGGCAGAAGAGAGCAGCCCTGGATATGGAGCCCATTCAAGACCAGTTGCCTTATCTGCGAGACCCATGTGAGCCAAACCCTTGCCAGAACGACGGAGTTTGTGTGAATGTGAAAGGGAGAGCAAGCTGCAG GTGCCCATCAGGACAAGCCTTCTTCTTCACGGGTGAAAGGTGTCAGTCAATGCAGGTCCATGGGAACATCCTGGGAATAACAGTTGGTGGAATTGCTGGAACCATTGTCTTAACCATCGCCCTCATTTCTGTGATGGCTAGAAGATAA